Proteins encoded together in one Benincasa hispida cultivar B227 chromosome 1, ASM972705v1, whole genome shotgun sequence window:
- the LOC120072283 gene encoding 3-ketoacyl-CoA synthase 6-like codes for MESNPKLSQRHGNTLLHFILILLISMETYIFLRGWNPLFSIFLLLSSYAIFRYIIKLPILNNAPRPVYLVDFSCLRPPSFCRVPFSFFLENATLIDIFDNESLNFMSKTLKSSGQSEQTCLPPALHFIPPKTHQQESINEVHMVLFPVMDDLLTKTHLSPHDIDILIVNCSGFCPSPSLSSIVINKYSMRSDIKSYNLSGMGCSASAIAIHLAENLLQVHENSNAVILSTEILSNGWYAGKEHSRLILNCYFRMGSAAILLTNRKEAKDSSKYKLFKTLRTQTSFDDRSYLSAMREEDMEGKLGVSVTKDTLQVFPETLRINITLLGSSILPLSEKLRHVVSKLRKRFVDKSQEIYIPNFKSVIGHFCLPVSGAAVIRAIGKVLKLNDKEVEAALMTLHRFGNQSSSALWYELAYLEAKERVEKGDKVWQIGMGTGPKCVSLIWECIRPILGESNNDPWADVINRYPILGPST; via the coding sequence GCAACACTCTCCTCCATTTCATTCTCATTCTCCTTATTTCCATGGAAACTTATATTTTCTTAAGGGGATGGAATCCCCTTTTCTCTATCTTCCTCCTCCTGTCTTCTTATGCCATCTTCAGGTACATCATTAAACTTCCCATTCTCAATAATGCTCCTCGTCCTGTTTATTTAGTTGACTTCTCATGCCTCAGACCACCAAGCTTCTGCAGGGTTcccttctcttttttccttgAAAATGCAACATTGATCGATATTTTTGACAATGAGAGCCTCAATTTCATGTCCAAAACTCTCAAATCTTCTGGACAGAGTGAACAAACATGCCTCCCTCCAGCCCTGCATTTCATTCCACCCAAAACCCATCAACAGGAATCCATTAATGAAGTTCATATGGTACTGTTTCCTGTCATGGATGATCTTTTAACCAAAACCCATCTCTCTCCTCATGACATTGATATCCTTATCGTTAATTGCAGTGGCTTTTGCCCTTCTCCTTCTCTGTCATCCATCGTCATCAACAAATATTCCATGAGAAGTGACATTAAAAGCTATAACCTCTCTGGAATGGGGTGCAGTGCAAGTGCTATAGCCATTCATTTAGCTGAAaatcttcttcaagttcacgaAAACTCAAATGCGGTTATACTTAGTACAGAAATTTTATCAAACGGTTGGTATGCAGGAAAGGAACACTCCAGACTAATCCTTAATTGCTACTTCCGTATGGGCAGTGCGGCTATTTTGCTCACCAATAGAAAAGAAGCGAAAGAttcttcaaaatataaactgttTAAAACCCTTAGAACACAGACATCCTTCGATGATAGAAGTTACCTTTCAGCCATGCGCGAAGAGGACATGGAAGGAAAACTTGGCGTCTCTGTCACAAAAGATACTCTTCAAGTTTTCCCCGAAACACTCCGAATAAACATAACCCTTCTTGGATCTTCAATTTTGCCGCTGTCGGAGAAACTACGGCACGTCGTTTCGAAGCTACGAAAGCGATTCGTGGACAAGTCCCAAGAAATTTACATACCCAATTTCAAGAGTGTGATTGGGCATTTCTGCTTGCCGGTATCGGGAGCTGCGGTGATAAGGGCGATCGGAAAAGTGCTGAAACTTAACGATAAGGAGGTGGAGGCGGCATTGATGACCCTGCATAGATTTGGGAACCAGTCATCTTCTGCGCTGTGGTATGAACTTGCTTATTTGGAAGCTAAAGAAAGAGTTGAAAAAGGAGATAAAGTTTGGCAAATTGGAATGGGCACTGGGCCCAAATGTGTTAGTTTGATTTGGGAGTGTATTCGGCCCATTCTAGGAGAGTCCAACAACGATCCATGGGCCGATGTGATCAATCGGTATCCCATCTTAGGCCCATCAACTTAG